From Roseibium alexandrii DFL-11, the proteins below share one genomic window:
- the yghX gene encoding YghX family hydrolase, which produces MNEMTPVRRMTAKDFPQELLDLYDYYAHGKITKREFLTGAAKFAVAGVTAAMLLDQLSPNYALAQQVAPDDGAIETDRITYPSPNGHGEVNAYMVKPAGATGKLAAVLVIHENRGLNPYIEDVARRLGKAGFLALAPDGLTSVGGYPGNDDEGRQLQRTVDREKLLNDFFAGFEFLLNHEDSTGKVGAVGFCYGGGVVNAIAVAYPELSAGVPFYGRQPAVEDVAKIEAPLMLQHAELDERINAGWPAYEEALKAHGKEYVAHMYQGANHGFHNDTTPRFDAEAAELAEERTVAFFKEHLT; this is translated from the coding sequence ATGAACGAGATGACACCGGTTCGCCGCATGACGGCGAAGGACTTCCCTCAGGAACTGCTCGACCTTTACGACTACTATGCGCATGGCAAGATCACCAAACGTGAGTTTCTGACAGGCGCTGCCAAGTTTGCAGTGGCGGGTGTCACCGCTGCCATGCTGCTAGATCAGCTATCCCCGAATTACGCTTTGGCCCAGCAAGTCGCACCAGACGATGGGGCAATTGAGACTGACCGGATAACCTATCCGTCGCCGAACGGGCATGGCGAAGTCAATGCGTACATGGTCAAGCCAGCGGGTGCGACGGGCAAACTGGCGGCGGTGCTGGTGATCCACGAAAACCGGGGCTTGAATCCTTACATTGAAGATGTTGCCCGGAGGCTCGGCAAGGCCGGCTTTCTGGCTCTGGCACCCGATGGCTTGACGTCCGTGGGCGGGTATCCGGGAAATGATGACGAAGGGCGGCAGCTCCAACGCACGGTCGACCGCGAAAAACTACTGAACGACTTTTTTGCCGGATTCGAGTTTCTGCTGAACCATGAAGACAGCACCGGCAAGGTCGGGGCGGTCGGTTTCTGTTATGGCGGTGGTGTCGTGAACGCCATTGCTGTTGCTTACCCGGAACTCTCTGCGGGTGTGCCGTTTTACGGACGTCAGCCCGCAGTCGAAGATGTCGCCAAGATAGAAGCGCCATTGATGCTGCAACATGCCGAGCTAGACGAACGCATTAATGCGGGCTGGCCCGCCTATGAGGAGGCGCTCAAGGCTCATGGTAAAGAATATGTGGCGCATATGTATCAGGGTGCGAACCACGGCTTCCACAACGATACGACACCCAGGTTTGATGCAGAAGCCGCAGAACTGGCCGAAGAGCGCACAGTTGCGTTTTTCAAGGAACACTTGACGTAG
- the aroC gene encoding chorismate synthase — protein MSHNSFGHMFRVTTWGESHGPAIGCVVDGCPPLVPLTEADIQGFMEKRKPGQSKYTTQRREPDEVKILSGVMIDEDGVQKTTGTPISLMVENTDQRSKDYSEIKDRFRPGHADFTYDAKYGIRDYRGGGRSSARETAMRVAAGAVARKVLQGVTIRGALVQVGPHKLDRGNWDWTEVNNNPFFCPDAAAAAQWAEYLDGVRKAGSSVGAVIEIVAEGVPAGWGAPIYGKLDTDLTAAMMSINAVKGVEVGNGFESATLTGEENADEIRVDDVGRPVFLTNNAGGVLGGISNGDPLVVRFAVKPTSSILTERKSITRQGEEVDVMTKGRHDPCVGIRAVPVGEAMMACVLADHFIRHRGQVG, from the coding sequence ATGTCGCACAACAGTTTCGGTCACATGTTTCGGGTCACCACTTGGGGGGAAAGCCACGGACCTGCAATCGGCTGTGTTGTTGATGGTTGTCCGCCGCTCGTACCGCTGACCGAAGCTGACATCCAGGGTTTTATGGAAAAGCGCAAGCCCGGCCAGTCCAAGTACACGACACAGCGGCGAGAGCCCGACGAAGTGAAGATCCTGTCCGGCGTCATGATTGATGAAGACGGGGTGCAGAAAACAACCGGTACACCGATTTCGCTGATGGTTGAGAACACCGATCAACGGTCCAAGGATTACTCCGAGATCAAGGACCGGTTCCGCCCGGGTCACGCTGATTTCACCTATGATGCGAAATACGGCATTCGTGACTATCGCGGCGGCGGACGGTCCTCTGCCCGCGAAACAGCGATGCGTGTTGCAGCCGGCGCCGTTGCGCGGAAGGTTCTGCAGGGTGTAACGATCCGCGGCGCCTTGGTTCAGGTTGGGCCGCATAAACTCGATCGCGGCAATTGGGACTGGACGGAAGTCAACAACAACCCGTTTTTCTGTCCCGACGCAGCGGCGGCTGCCCAATGGGCGGAGTATCTTGATGGGGTGCGCAAGGCAGGATCTTCAGTCGGCGCGGTGATTGAAATCGTGGCGGAAGGCGTGCCCGCCGGATGGGGTGCGCCGATCTACGGCAAACTGGATACGGACCTAACCGCGGCGATGATGTCCATCAACGCGGTGAAGGGCGTTGAAGTTGGCAACGGCTTTGAGTCCGCAACCTTGACCGGCGAAGAAAACGCCGATGAAATCCGCGTTGACGATGTTGGCCGACCGGTTTTCCTGACCAACAATGCAGGCGGGGTTCTTGGCGGGATCTCCAACGGCGATCCGCTGGTCGTGCGGTTTGCAGTCAAGCCAACATCTTCGATCCTGACGGAACGCAAGTCGATCACACGTCAGGGAGAGGAGGTCGATGTGATGACCAAAGGCCGCCATGATCCGTGTGTTGGCATCCGCGCCGTTCCGGTCGGCGAGGCTATGATGGCCTGTGTGCTGGCCGATCACTTCATCCGCCACCGCGGCCAGGTGGGCTGA
- a CDS encoding putative bifunctional diguanylate cyclase/phosphodiesterase has translation MRIRGWLTGLIIFLLVPSLLFASLWFYGNFESVRAIDRSLKGVGLLQALGPLTEEKSRGIPSLEIPDDYRAQLIRFGGPDYADYLDTQLTEFATEEDVSKSLRHARSLALSIAALAKISSSSPYETTKLPHLLTEILPSVIIETSKMRENAELLSAKDTINVWDKMMVPVQGGQFKVAADGAARDTVLLFADLTGPAADALRLKARQYREANVAFQTQGAKFLTSTIQAQKGADIDAEPVITAEPMLIEAAYTLWRETLDYLRNALIEEKQDTIQAVSLAGAVATAVILIAFGIGAVLVRALADRTQKEFEKLGFHDPLTGLPNRRALLEALRSVRPSSANGTSGLVVFDIRQFRKINHRFGDKSGDMILRAIASDLTAVAGPKDFLCRTGGSEFALLRRDANSIADFEAFARRVLKKICSVKVVEGQETVIDANGGVSFQKANTALSENILTDATLALRAAKQKGSKELEVFSPMMRAIFESNAETAKEVLSALEHGNIVPWYQPQVDIHTGQIIGAEALARWIDGDQVRFPGAFLPAAEDAGYMELIETAVRENVLSLATTLETRDIHGIHLGLNVSASFLEQENVAEEIYAKIVSLGLKPSNFNLEILEAVMIDEIAAMPVKANIVRLSELGFFIELDDFGTGHSSISSLRDLKVDRVKIDRSFITGVDTNPGLQKFTSALINLAKSLDISVLAEGVETEGERLWLQQNGCDYIQGFLVSKAIPEGEILDMIQRQAILNTDGKVYAVNA, from the coding sequence GTGCGCATTCGTGGTTGGCTAACAGGTCTGATCATTTTCTTGCTGGTGCCCAGCCTGCTCTTTGCCTCGCTTTGGTTCTACGGAAATTTCGAAAGTGTCCGCGCGATTGACCGCAGTTTGAAGGGCGTTGGCCTGCTTCAAGCGCTGGGGCCCCTGACGGAGGAAAAGTCGCGTGGCATTCCTTCACTGGAGATCCCAGACGACTACCGCGCCCAGCTTATCCGCTTCGGCGGTCCGGATTATGCGGACTATCTGGACACCCAACTGACAGAGTTTGCGACGGAAGAAGATGTCTCCAAATCGCTGAGACATGCCAGAAGCCTGGCACTTTCGATTGCAGCCCTCGCCAAAATCTCGTCATCCAGTCCGTACGAGACAACAAAACTCCCACATCTGCTGACTGAAATTCTGCCCTCCGTCATTATCGAAACGTCGAAAATGCGCGAGAATGCCGAACTCCTGTCTGCAAAGGACACCATTAACGTCTGGGACAAGATGATGGTCCCCGTCCAAGGGGGTCAGTTCAAAGTGGCCGCCGATGGTGCGGCCCGCGACACCGTGTTGCTGTTCGCGGATCTCACCGGCCCGGCAGCCGATGCCCTGCGTCTCAAGGCCCGCCAGTACCGAGAAGCAAACGTTGCCTTTCAGACCCAGGGTGCGAAATTCCTGACGTCGACGATACAGGCCCAAAAAGGTGCCGATATCGACGCCGAGCCCGTTATCACTGCGGAGCCCATGCTCATCGAGGCAGCGTACACACTTTGGCGGGAGACGCTGGATTATCTGCGAAACGCGTTGATCGAAGAAAAGCAGGACACGATTCAAGCGGTCTCCTTAGCAGGTGCTGTGGCAACAGCCGTCATTCTCATCGCCTTTGGCATCGGCGCTGTTCTTGTCAGGGCACTTGCCGACCGGACCCAAAAGGAGTTCGAAAAACTTGGATTTCACGATCCGCTGACCGGCCTACCGAACCGCAGAGCTCTTCTGGAAGCGCTGAGAAGCGTCCGCCCGTCCAGCGCAAATGGCACATCAGGCCTTGTCGTGTTCGATATCCGTCAGTTTCGGAAAATCAATCATCGTTTCGGGGACAAATCTGGCGACATGATCTTAAGGGCCATTGCGAGCGACCTCACGGCGGTTGCAGGTCCTAAAGACTTCCTGTGCCGGACGGGAGGCAGTGAGTTTGCCCTGCTCCGCCGGGACGCCAACAGCATCGCAGACTTTGAAGCCTTTGCCCGAAGGGTCTTGAAGAAAATCTGCTCGGTCAAGGTGGTGGAAGGCCAGGAAACCGTAATCGACGCCAATGGTGGGGTTTCCTTTCAAAAGGCCAACACCGCACTCAGCGAAAACATCCTGACGGATGCAACGCTTGCCTTGCGCGCGGCCAAACAAAAGGGATCGAAGGAACTCGAAGTTTTCTCGCCGATGATGCGTGCCATTTTTGAGAGCAACGCGGAGACCGCCAAGGAAGTCCTGTCGGCTCTGGAACATGGCAACATCGTTCCCTGGTATCAGCCCCAGGTGGACATCCACACCGGACAGATCATCGGCGCGGAAGCCCTCGCCCGCTGGATAGATGGAGATCAGGTCCGCTTTCCAGGCGCCTTTCTGCCTGCTGCAGAAGATGCTGGATACATGGAGCTCATCGAAACAGCAGTTCGCGAGAACGTGTTGTCGTTGGCCACAACGCTTGAGACCCGGGACATTCATGGCATTCATCTCGGGCTAAACGTCTCAGCGAGTTTTCTGGAACAGGAAAATGTGGCGGAAGAAATCTACGCCAAGATCGTCAGCCTCGGCCTCAAACCGTCCAATTTCAATCTGGAAATTCTTGAAGCCGTCATGATCGACGAGATCGCGGCCATGCCGGTTAAGGCCAACATCGTGCGCTTGTCGGAACTCGGCTTTTTCATTGAACTGGATGATTTCGGCACCGGACATTCCAGCATTTCAAGTCTGCGGGACCTCAAGGTGGATCGTGTGAAGATCGACCGCAGCTTTATCACCGGTGTTGACACCAATCCGGGCCTGCAGAAATTCACAAGTGCCTTGATCAATCTCGCCAAGAGCCTCGATATCAGTGTTTTGGCAGAAGGCGTTGAAACCGAAGGCGAACGGCTCTGGCTACAGCAAAACGGTTGCGACTACATACAGGGTTTTCTGGTCTCAAAGGCTATTCCGGAAGGTGAAATCCTTGACATGATCCAGCGGCAGGCGATCCTGAATACAGACGGCAAGGTGTACGCCGTCAACGCGTGA
- a CDS encoding DUF3095 family protein, whose product MSAEDFYSELPSCQDFKSDNIHNDFIPVPEDWVVLTADIVRSRNAINAGRYKDVNMVGAAVIAAVLNQVDRDRVPFVFGGDGAVVVVPEADRKLAEEAIAGVVALARDVLDLELRAAAIPVADIRKKGGDIKVRKYRLSPGNHLAMIIGDGLLIADRILKDPEAVKPYALAASSSDPVLSGLSCRWEPLDAQNGHIVSLILKPATDESLPEIIEGLAGKLGFNPLTDDEKLRLAEGPRLKFRFPPRTLSLEASFSSPASWLKGYLMGIVESLFFMYGYYTGRRAGPFDPKKYMKELSLNTDHRKLGDSLQLVLDLTADQLTALQTYLEKLSDAGQLVYGLHVSDRALMTCFMQDVSNNQHIHFVDGADGGLSLAAIDFKKRLAERAAAPETSSSPAG is encoded by the coding sequence ATGTCCGCAGAAGACTTCTATTCCGAGCTTCCAAGCTGCCAAGATTTCAAGTCGGACAACATACACAACGATTTCATCCCGGTTCCGGAAGACTGGGTAGTTCTCACCGCGGATATCGTCCGGTCCCGCAATGCCATCAACGCCGGACGATACAAAGACGTCAACATGGTTGGCGCGGCTGTAATCGCAGCTGTTTTGAACCAGGTCGATCGTGACCGCGTTCCCTTTGTGTTTGGCGGCGACGGGGCTGTTGTTGTCGTTCCAGAAGCCGACAGAAAACTCGCTGAGGAAGCGATTGCCGGCGTTGTTGCCCTCGCTCGGGACGTTTTGGATCTGGAATTGCGGGCAGCTGCCATCCCGGTTGCCGACATTCGCAAGAAAGGCGGCGATATCAAAGTCCGCAAGTACCGCCTGAGCCCGGGAAATCACCTTGCCATGATCATTGGCGATGGGTTGTTGATTGCGGACCGGATCCTCAAAGATCCTGAGGCGGTGAAACCTTATGCCTTAGCAGCATCTTCCAGTGACCCTGTGCTGAGCGGTTTGTCCTGCCGATGGGAACCCCTGGACGCTCAAAATGGGCATATCGTTTCCCTGATCCTGAAACCGGCCACTGATGAGAGTTTGCCGGAGATTATTGAGGGATTGGCCGGCAAGCTTGGTTTCAATCCGTTGACGGACGACGAAAAGCTCCGTTTGGCAGAGGGCCCTCGTTTGAAGTTCCGGTTTCCGCCACGGACCTTATCCCTGGAGGCAAGCTTCAGCTCGCCAGCCAGCTGGTTGAAGGGTTATCTCATGGGCATCGTGGAAAGCCTGTTTTTCATGTATGGCTATTATACCGGACGGCGGGCGGGGCCTTTTGATCCAAAGAAGTACATGAAGGAACTCAGCCTCAATACAGATCACAGGAAGCTTGGGGACAGTTTGCAGCTCGTCCTCGACCTGACTGCGGACCAGCTGACTGCTTTGCAGACCTATCTGGAAAAACTCTCAGATGCTGGCCAGCTGGTTTACGGGCTTCATGTATCGGACCGGGCTCTGATGACATGTTTCATGCAGGATGTGTCCAACAATCAGCACATTCATTTTGTGGATGGGGCTGATGGTGGGTTGTCTTTGGCTGCCATTGATTTCAAGAAGCGGCTCGCGGAACGCGCCGCAGCGCCAGAAACTTCCAGTTCACCAGCCGGTTAA
- a CDS encoding histidine phosphatase family protein, translating into MTIVPAPQSPEYLKKLFDPGFLIFIRHGQTDWNAEGRMQGQKDIPLNAHGEGQATNNGALLKAFLEKEGIDPVSLDFVASPLGRTRATMERVRTEMGLAPDTYRLDDQLKEITFGDWEGFTLEELAVNDPELVEQRRADKWRFVPPGGESYEMLADRIGRWLVTVDRPSVVVSHGGVFRVLRGLLEGGYTDKVPKYDVPQDKVFIWRDSRMTAVETI; encoded by the coding sequence ATGACGATCGTACCTGCGCCCCAATCCCCTGAATATCTGAAGAAGCTTTTTGATCCCGGATTTCTGATTTTTATCCGCCATGGCCAGACCGATTGGAATGCCGAGGGCCGGATGCAGGGCCAGAAGGACATTCCCCTGAACGCCCACGGCGAGGGCCAAGCGACCAACAATGGCGCGCTCTTGAAGGCGTTTTTGGAGAAGGAGGGGATCGACCCGGTTTCTCTGGACTTCGTCGCGTCTCCGCTCGGCCGGACCCGGGCGACAATGGAACGCGTCAGGACGGAAATGGGGCTTGCGCCGGACACGTACCGGCTTGATGATCAGTTGAAGGAGATCACCTTCGGCGACTGGGAAGGGTTTACGCTCGAAGAGCTGGCCGTGAATGATCCGGAACTCGTCGAGCAACGGCGCGCGGACAAGTGGCGTTTCGTGCCGCCGGGCGGGGAAAGCTACGAGATGCTTGCAGATCGCATCGGCCGGTGGCTAGTGACCGTCGACCGCCCATCGGTCGTGGTGTCCCACGGTGGTGTCTTCCGGGTTCTGCGCGGTCTTCTGGAAGGCGGTTATACGGACAAGGTTCCGAAATACGATGTTCCGCAAGACAAAGTGTTCATTTGGCGGGACAGCCGAATGACTGCTGTTGAAACAATATGA
- the fabI gene encoding enoyl-ACP reductase FabI, with protein sequence MAETRGLMNGKRGLIMGLANKKSIAWGIAKSLADAGAELALTYQGDALKKRVEPLGEELGAFVAGHCDVTDTQSIDDVFKALEEKWGKIDFLVHAVAFSDKNELTGRFVDTTADNFARTMDISCYSLTAVTQRAEKLMTDGGSILTMTYYGAEKVMPHYNVMGVAKAALETSVKYLAMDLGPQNIRVNAISAGPIKTLAASGIGDFRYILKWNEYNSPLRRSVTIEEVGDSALFLLSDLGRGVTGEIQHVDCGYNIVGMKAVDAPDISVVKD encoded by the coding sequence ATGGCGGAAACGCGCGGACTGATGAACGGCAAACGTGGCTTGATCATGGGCTTGGCAAACAAGAAGTCAATTGCCTGGGGGATCGCCAAATCGCTTGCCGATGCCGGTGCCGAGCTTGCCCTCACATACCAGGGCGACGCTCTGAAAAAACGCGTGGAGCCGCTGGGTGAAGAACTCGGTGCGTTTGTAGCCGGGCATTGTGATGTGACCGACACTCAGTCCATAGACGACGTCTTCAAAGCCCTTGAGGAAAAGTGGGGCAAGATCGACTTTCTGGTTCATGCCGTTGCATTCTCCGACAAGAACGAGCTGACCGGCCGCTTCGTTGATACGACTGCCGACAACTTTGCCCGCACGATGGACATCTCCTGCTACTCGCTGACCGCTGTTACCCAGCGCGCGGAAAAGCTTATGACCGACGGCGGGTCGATCCTGACCATGACCTACTATGGCGCGGAAAAGGTCATGCCGCACTACAACGTCATGGGTGTCGCCAAGGCGGCTTTGGAAACCAGCGTCAAGTATCTCGCGATGGATCTCGGACCGCAAAACATTCGCGTCAACGCAATCTCTGCCGGACCGATCAAAACGCTGGCGGCGTCCGGTATCGGCGACTTCCGCTACATCCTTAAATGGAATGAATACAATTCGCCGCTGCGCCGCTCCGTGACGATTGAAGAAGTTGGCGACAGCGCCCTGTTCCTCTTGTCCGATCTTGGCCGTGGCGTCACCGGTGAAATCCAGCATGTCGATTGCGGCTACAACATCGTCGGCATGAAAGCCGTCGATGCGCCGGATATTTCAGTCGTTAAAGACTGA
- a CDS encoding FAD-binding oxidoreductase, producing the protein MEPSPHAERFAEMIGAANVLTTADDQAPFLTEWRDLYKGVTPMVLRPGSTDEVSAVMRYAYENDLKVVPQGGNTGLVGGQIPQESGEEIVLSLTRMNKVRAVDPDGFTLTVESGVILETVQNEAEKVDRLFPLSLGAQGSCQIGGNISTNAGGTAVLAYGNTRDLVLGLEVVLPTGEIWNGLRTLRKDNTGYDLKQLFIGGEGTLGIITAASLKLFPKPKKLEASFIGLANPHAALKVFSMAKAQAGPLLTGFEIMPRVGVQFCLDHLDGARDPLEGEHAWYVLMELSSGSEVFPVRDLMEGILGEAFEAELVEDAAFAQNLSQVQDFWHIRHGMSEVQKAEGGSIKHDVSVPVASIPAFLDEAIAAVEAFVPGCRPVPFGHLGDGNIHFNVSQPVGADKEAYLAKWDEMNAIVHGIVADFSGSISAEHGIGRLKKDLLRDVKSEIELDLMRRIKSAFDPKNLMNPGRIL; encoded by the coding sequence ATGGAGCCCTCCCCTCACGCTGAACGCTTCGCCGAAATGATCGGCGCAGCCAACGTACTGACGACCGCCGACGACCAAGCCCCGTTTCTCACCGAGTGGCGTGACCTATATAAAGGCGTTACGCCAATGGTGCTGCGGCCAGGGTCCACCGACGAGGTCAGCGCCGTGATGCGCTACGCCTATGAGAACGATCTGAAGGTCGTCCCGCAAGGCGGCAACACCGGGCTCGTCGGCGGTCAAATTCCGCAGGAATCCGGGGAGGAAATCGTTCTTTCACTCACCCGGATGAACAAAGTGCGGGCCGTCGATCCGGACGGTTTCACGCTGACCGTGGAGTCCGGCGTAATCCTTGAGACGGTGCAAAACGAGGCTGAAAAAGTCGACCGCCTGTTCCCGCTTTCACTCGGCGCGCAGGGCTCCTGTCAGATCGGCGGCAACATTTCGACCAACGCCGGCGGCACCGCCGTGCTGGCTTATGGCAATACCCGCGACTTGGTTCTCGGGCTCGAAGTTGTGCTGCCGACGGGTGAGATTTGGAACGGTCTACGAACCCTTCGCAAGGACAATACCGGTTATGATTTGAAACAATTGTTTATCGGTGGAGAGGGCACCCTGGGGATTATTACGGCAGCCTCTTTGAAGCTGTTTCCAAAGCCGAAGAAACTGGAAGCTTCGTTTATCGGCCTCGCCAACCCGCATGCTGCGTTGAAGGTCTTCTCGATGGCCAAAGCCCAGGCCGGACCGCTGCTCACCGGTTTTGAAATCATGCCGCGTGTTGGTGTGCAATTCTGTCTCGATCATCTGGACGGGGCGCGGGATCCCCTGGAAGGCGAACATGCCTGGTATGTGCTGATGGAGCTGTCCAGCGGCTCTGAAGTGTTCCCGGTCAGGGACCTTATGGAGGGTATTCTGGGCGAAGCTTTTGAGGCCGAACTGGTCGAAGACGCAGCCTTTGCCCAGAACCTCAGCCAGGTTCAGGACTTCTGGCACATTCGCCACGGCATGTCGGAAGTCCAAAAAGCCGAAGGCGGATCCATCAAACACGACGTCTCTGTCCCGGTTGCCTCCATTCCCGCCTTCCTTGATGAAGCGATTGCTGCTGTGGAAGCATTCGTTCCCGGGTGCCGGCCCGTGCCATTCGGCCACTTGGGCGACGGCAACATCCATTTCAATGTCAGCCAGCCGGTTGGTGCGGACAAGGAAGCCTATCTTGCCAAGTGGGACGAGATGAATGCGATCGTCCACGGCATCGTTGCAGATTTCAGCGGCAGCATTTCCGCAGAACACGGCATCGGGCGTTTGAAGAAAGACTTGCTGCGCGACGTCAAATCAGAGATCGAGCTCGATCTCATGCGCCGGATCAAATCGGCCTTCGATCCGAAAAACCTCATGAACCCGGGCCGGATACTCTAA
- the dnaA gene encoding chromosomal replication initiator protein DnaA, translating to MQVQTLQVSDPWDRVKAELKNELGEDIFSNWFGRVKHEETNGDAVRLSVPTPFLKNWILSNYEKQLVNLWQRQHDDISRVELTVRGALRPRPAGSQAPKPIKARRISGRAAPFATNPQFGSVNTVASIPCLADTGEDAAADFLNGAALNPKLTFDTFAEGTSNSLACAAVRQMAAGHDGSLGLLYIHSSTGIGKTHLLQAAATEARKGGRRVAYLSAEFFMYHLVPALRTPAYPVLRQAMKSIDLLLIDDLQFLHGKQGHEEFGKTLEMLMESPMKIIMAADRAPDEMSTLGSTVRQRIQTGEVVTIQATDYALRHDILKKRIFSARRTHPGFTVPDEVIDYIARYVISSARDLEGALNRLFAHNQLTKQPVTMQLAEKTLHDLVRIGEPRSIKVEDIQNVVCKHFSVTKADLLSSCRARTLVRPRQIAMYIAKVMTGRSLPEIGRRFGNRDHTTVLHAVRKIESMVAGDAALAQEVELLKRLVHA from the coding sequence ATGCAGGTTCAGACTCTACAAGTGTCCGATCCGTGGGATCGGGTGAAGGCAGAACTGAAAAACGAACTGGGCGAAGACATTTTCTCCAACTGGTTCGGCAGGGTAAAACACGAAGAGACGAACGGAGATGCGGTTCGTTTGTCTGTCCCGACGCCCTTTCTCAAGAACTGGATCTTGAGCAATTACGAAAAGCAGCTGGTCAACCTTTGGCAGCGGCAGCACGACGACATCAGCCGGGTTGAGCTGACGGTCCGCGGTGCACTTCGCCCGCGGCCGGCTGGAAGCCAGGCCCCAAAACCGATCAAAGCACGGCGCATCAGCGGCCGGGCCGCCCCATTTGCCACAAACCCCCAATTCGGCTCGGTCAACACGGTTGCGTCCATCCCGTGCCTGGCGGACACGGGTGAAGATGCTGCAGCTGATTTCCTGAATGGCGCCGCACTGAACCCGAAACTGACCTTCGACACCTTTGCTGAAGGAACGTCCAATAGCCTCGCCTGTGCAGCGGTGCGCCAAATGGCGGCCGGTCATGATGGCTCGCTTGGCCTGCTCTACATCCACTCCTCCACGGGCATCGGCAAAACGCACCTGCTTCAGGCTGCGGCGACCGAAGCGCGGAAAGGCGGACGCCGGGTGGCCTACTTGTCTGCCGAGTTCTTCATGTACCACCTGGTACCGGCCCTGCGCACACCGGCCTATCCGGTTCTGCGCCAGGCCATGAAGTCCATCGATCTTCTTTTGATTGATGATCTGCAGTTCCTGCACGGCAAACAGGGTCACGAGGAGTTCGGCAAAACTCTCGAAATGCTCATGGAATCGCCGATGAAGATCATCATGGCAGCAGACCGGGCTCCGGATGAAATGAGCACTTTGGGCAGCACGGTCCGCCAGCGCATCCAGACCGGTGAAGTTGTCACGATCCAAGCGACCGACTACGCGCTCCGTCACGACATCCTCAAGAAGCGGATCTTCTCTGCGCGACGGACCCATCCAGGTTTCACGGTACCGGACGAAGTTATCGACTACATCGCCCGCTACGTGATTTCCTCAGCGAGAGATCTGGAAGGCGCCTTGAACCGCCTGTTTGCACACAATCAGCTGACCAAACAGCCGGTTACCATGCAGCTTGCCGAAAAGACCCTTCATGATCTGGTCCGGATTGGCGAGCCGCGGTCCATCAAGGTTGAAGACATTCAAAACGTTGTCTGCAAGCACTTCAGCGTCACCAAAGCGGACCTGCTGTCTTCGTGCCGCGCCCGGACCCTAGTCCGTCCGCGCCAGATCGCGATGTATATCGCAAAGGTCATGACAGGGCGGTCCTTGCCGGAAATCGGACGCCGGTTCGGCAACAGGGACCACACCACGGTTCTCCATGCTGTGCGCAAGATCGAAAGCATGGTTGCGGGCGACGCAGCATTGGCCCAAGAGGTCGAACTGTTGAAGCGTCTCGTCCACGCATGA
- a CDS encoding glyoxalase superfamily protein yields MTLPNLTDLKSQAKRLRLAISNSDSADVSHSKSLELVAKQYGYRDWNTLHAATQNNGFRPFTVGDRVNGTYLGQSFEGEIRGFAKTSQSGTYRVTIQFDAPVDVVTFDSFSAYRSRVTCTIRENGIAINRTSDGRPHLVMDLAA; encoded by the coding sequence ATGACTTTACCTAATCTGACTGATCTGAAGTCTCAGGCGAAACGCCTCCGGCTCGCGATCTCAAATTCTGACAGTGCTGACGTCAGCCACAGCAAATCGCTGGAACTGGTCGCCAAACAATATGGCTACCGGGACTGGAATACATTGCATGCGGCCACCCAAAACAACGGCTTCCGTCCGTTCACTGTGGGGGACAGGGTGAACGGCACGTATCTTGGTCAGTCTTTCGAAGGCGAAATTCGCGGCTTCGCAAAGACCTCGCAGTCCGGGACCTACAGGGTGACCATCCAGTTTGACGCCCCTGTCGATGTGGTGACATTTGACAGCTTCTCCGCTTACCGGAGCCGCGTCACCTGCACCATTCGGGAAAACGGGATTGCGATCAACCGGACGTCTGACGGTCGTCCGCATCTGGTCATGGACCTGGCTGCCTAG